The following are encoded together in the Bacillus sp. V2I10 genome:
- a CDS encoding LysM peptidoglycan-binding domain-containing protein, which yields MKESFSYLLSFFIVVIVAVFALSYTGEKDRMDHYVNIEVTEGDSIWSIADQFKDHHNLSKTDFVEWVQEKNGMETAVIKPGEQVFIPIEKTAYYEVNQIASKK from the coding sequence TTGAAAGAATCATTTTCTTATTTACTCTCATTTTTTATCGTCGTTATTGTCGCTGTCTTTGCTTTGTCTTATACTGGTGAAAAAGACAGAATGGATCACTACGTAAATATAGAAGTTACTGAAGGGGACAGCATCTGGAGCATTGCTGACCAATTTAAAGATCATCACAATCTTTCTAAGACAGATTTTGTCGAGTGGGTACAGGAAAAAAACGGCATGGAGACAGCAGTCATTAAACCTGGTGAACAAGTCTTTATACCAATAGAGAAAACAGCCTATTATGAGGTCAATCAAATAGCCAGCAAGAAATAG